The Marinobacter halotolerans genome includes a window with the following:
- a CDS encoding RidA family protein yields MTAPLFHMISQAPTPVGPFCHATEIDGWVFLTGQMPTDPNDPDASLPEGIEAQTRRVMDNLILVLEGLSLSLVDVANVRIFLTEFERDFEFMNKVYSAYFPTESLPSRTCIGVTALAVGALVEIDFVVRR; encoded by the coding sequence ATGACCGCGCCCCTGTTCCACATGATTTCTCAGGCTCCAACACCTGTTGGCCCGTTCTGCCACGCCACGGAAATAGATGGCTGGGTCTTTCTGACCGGCCAGATGCCCACCGACCCGAACGATCCGGATGCCTCGCTGCCTGAGGGCATCGAGGCCCAGACCCGTCGGGTCATGGATAATCTGATACTCGTGCTTGAAGGTCTCAGTCTGAGCCTGGTGGATGTGGCCAATGTGCGGATTTTTCTGACGGAATTCGAGCGGGACTTCGAATTCATGAACAAGGTCTACAGCGCCTATTTCCCGACGGAGAGCCTGCCGTCACGAACCTGCATTGGGGTCACCGCCCTTGCGGTAGGGGCTCTGGTGGAGATCGACTTCGTCGTCCGCCGATAG
- a CDS encoding DUF4124 domain-containing protein — protein sequence MPSEPGFSNMLPQSIRTTMACYRFHLFGQIAVIRTFITTFKRSLVSLLFFVAASPVHAEIYKWVDEEGKVHFSDRKDHRVEQELVNVKPGSSSWSGFDIKIQAVGVELTDEEIQQITDGVNNVYEFFDRIMFFDMYQTVPVNLLIFSNRSEYQHYLLRRNRGRAIASYGLYIPSENQIVVYVQKDRSRTFKTIKHEVSHAVVDTIVPYAPAWLHEGLAEQMEMLERDGSGLYFKRHDENRRIVARAQDNGRLKGIDQFLKLQSQKWQHSDLSGQGSLRAQAGQFLYFLLAKPTRRNFLVRLMHNFNRGDRTLSYYLVDDNYIGGVSVLESDWGRWLFNQGEPVIRL from the coding sequence TTGCCATCAGAGCCAGGTTTTTCCAACATGTTACCGCAGTCTATCAGGACGACAATGGCCTGCTACCGTTTCCATTTATTCGGGCAAATCGCTGTGATCAGGACTTTCATCACAACATTCAAACGATCACTCGTAAGCCTTCTGTTTTTCGTCGCAGCTAGCCCTGTTCACGCAGAAATCTACAAATGGGTTGATGAAGAGGGGAAGGTTCACTTTAGCGACCGGAAAGACCACCGTGTTGAGCAGGAGTTGGTTAACGTCAAACCTGGCTCGTCCTCATGGTCGGGTTTCGATATCAAGATTCAGGCCGTGGGTGTGGAGCTGACCGACGAAGAGATTCAGCAGATTACTGACGGCGTGAACAACGTTTATGAGTTTTTTGACCGGATAATGTTCTTTGACATGTACCAGACAGTGCCGGTTAACCTATTGATTTTCAGTAATCGATCTGAATATCAACACTACCTTCTCCGCAGGAACAGAGGCCGTGCGATTGCATCCTATGGCCTGTATATTCCCTCTGAAAATCAGATCGTGGTATACGTACAGAAAGACCGAAGCCGCACGTTTAAAACGATCAAGCATGAGGTAAGCCACGCGGTTGTCGACACCATCGTTCCTTATGCGCCGGCCTGGCTGCACGAGGGGCTTGCGGAGCAAATGGAGATGCTGGAGCGAGACGGCAGTGGTTTGTATTTTAAGCGCCACGACGAGAACCGGCGGATCGTTGCGCGCGCTCAAGACAATGGCCGTCTGAAAGGCATCGACCAGTTTCTGAAACTGCAGAGCCAGAAGTGGCAGCATTCAGACCTTTCGGGGCAGGGAAGTCTGCGGGCCCAGGCCGGTCAGTTTCTGTATTTTCTGCTTGCCAAACCGACCCGTCGTAACTTTCTGGTGCGGCTGATGCACAACTTTAACCGGGGTGATCGCACGCTTTCCTATTATCTGGTGGATGATAATTACATTGGTGGTGTGAGCGTGCTGGAGTCAGACTGGGGCCGCTGGCTTTTCAACCAGGGCGAGCCAGTCATCAGGCTTTGA
- a CDS encoding c-type cytochrome: protein MKCKMLPVTLASLLFAGIGSAVADSHGMTAMQLAEEKKCTACHAVNESDGMSVVPAFKSIAQRYPMEEFDRLVQVVLTGGQDHWGHTEMPDMGVRSDVSPADAEKLVNWILEMDE from the coding sequence ATGAAATGTAAAATGTTACCCGTTACTCTTGCGAGTCTTCTCTTCGCGGGAATTGGATCAGCCGTCGCCGACTCCCATGGCATGACCGCTATGCAGCTGGCCGAAGAAAAAAAGTGCACGGCTTGCCATGCTGTAAACGAGAGTGACGGCATGTCGGTAGTGCCAGCTTTCAAGAGTATTGCGCAGAGATACCCGATGGAGGAATTCGATCGGCTGGTTCAGGTTGTTCTGACCGGCGGGCAGGATCATTGGGGACATACGGAGATGCCGGATATGGGAGTTCGTTCTGACGTCAGCCCTGCAGACGCTGAAAAGCTCGTCAATTGGATTCTGGAGATGGATGAGTAA
- a CDS encoding nuclear transport factor 2-like protein: protein MQPKDIVAQFIEDIRAQRLDEAKDLLAVEGFEYVGPNMRFLSRDDMLNYQFGMFAIQKDLVLRQLSVDGEDVFAILDYRTYFEPIGDVRLAVWFRVRREKIQSVETFYNAAVIENMLGGSLPAQAE, encoded by the coding sequence ATGCAGCCAAAGGACATTGTGGCTCAGTTCATCGAAGACATCCGTGCCCAGAGGCTGGATGAAGCCAAAGATCTGCTGGCCGTGGAGGGTTTTGAATATGTGGGTCCGAACATGCGCTTCCTGAGCCGGGACGACATGCTGAACTATCAGTTCGGTATGTTTGCCATTCAGAAGGACCTCGTATTGCGCCAACTCAGTGTCGATGGCGAGGACGTGTTCGCGATCCTGGATTATCGCACCTATTTTGAGCCAATCGGAGATGTTCGCCTTGCGGTATGGTTTCGTGTTCGACGGGAAAAAATTCAGTCTGTGGAAACCTTCTACAACGCAGCGGTTATCGAAAACATGCTCGGCGGAAGTTTGCCTGCCCAGGCGGAATAA
- a CDS encoding cold-shock protein, with product MSTINGTVKFFNEAKGFGFITREGGADVFVHYSSIQGGGFKTLAEGQQVEFTVTEGQKGPQAENVIGL from the coding sequence ATGTCTACTATCAATGGCACTGTTAAGTTCTTCAACGAAGCAAAAGGTTTCGGCTTCATCACTCGTGAAGGCGGCGCAGACGTTTTTGTTCATTACAGCTCAATTCAGGGTGGCGGTTTCAAGACTCTGGCCGAAGGCCAGCAAGTCGAGTTCACCGTGACTGAAGGCCAGAAAGGCCCGCAGGCAGAGAACGTTATTGGCCTGTAA
- a CDS encoding substrate-binding periplasmic protein translates to MKVAAKPLAVTLAWLALALSPAWSQSQTGESLTVSIAAPAYWCPYACDSNKPLSGFAVDIARAALESQGHTIVYRNLPYDRALLEARKGRVDAILPTFKGEAPGFIFPSHAVSKTEYCFYVPEDDPRFYGGLESLEGIRFVATSGYSYGEEIDEYIADRQGKGVILIGGEDVPNRLRELVLRGRADALLDDRLLFEYGNERVGLVNAGCLDEHHRGYLALSPEHPERSNAIAAAFDRGVEKISQDGRLCGILEDYGLAIEYVPDLNGDYCPPAERQESK, encoded by the coding sequence ATGAAAGTTGCCGCTAAACCTCTGGCTGTGACCTTGGCGTGGTTGGCACTGGCGCTTTCGCCTGCGTGGTCCCAATCGCAAACGGGGGAGTCACTGACGGTTTCCATTGCCGCACCCGCCTATTGGTGCCCCTACGCCTGCGATTCTAACAAACCACTATCGGGCTTCGCCGTTGATATCGCACGTGCGGCCCTGGAATCCCAGGGGCATACCATTGTCTATCGCAACCTGCCTTATGACCGGGCCCTGCTAGAGGCAAGAAAGGGGCGTGTTGACGCCATTTTGCCAACGTTCAAGGGGGAGGCCCCCGGCTTCATATTTCCCTCCCATGCCGTGTCGAAGACTGAATACTGTTTTTATGTTCCGGAAGACGATCCCCGCTTTTATGGCGGCCTGGAATCTCTCGAGGGTATTCGATTCGTTGCCACTTCAGGTTACAGCTACGGTGAAGAGATAGACGAATATATTGCTGATCGCCAGGGCAAGGGTGTGATCTTGATAGGCGGCGAGGATGTTCCGAATCGATTGAGGGAGCTTGTTCTCAGGGGAAGGGCTGATGCCCTTCTGGATGATCGTCTTCTGTTCGAATACGGCAATGAGCGGGTCGGTCTGGTGAATGCTGGCTGTCTCGACGAACACCATCGCGGCTACCTGGCTCTTTCTCCGGAGCATCCGGAGCGATCCAATGCTATTGCGGCGGCTTTTGATCGGGGCGTCGAGAAAATAAGCCAGGACGGAAGGCTATGCGGGATTCTGGAAGATTACGGCCTGGCTATCGAATACGTGCCCGACCTGAATGGGGACTATTGTCCGCCAGCAGAAAGGCAGGAGAGCAAATGA
- a CDS encoding iron-containing alcohol dehydrogenase yields MSGAFSLLTPAEIVFGRGQVSQLNDRAARLGARALIVHGRSPGRLAAVFESLTDINVVQTLSVEKEPDLDTLNAAIEQGKALSVDLVLGIGGGSVMDSAKVLAAMLPAQTELMSHLEVVGDGLPLSAKRLPLILIPTTSGTGAEVTRNAVIDIPQAHRKVSLRDKELLPDLALIDPALTDNCPRHVTLHSGLDAVTQVIEPYLSSRATLFTDMLCREAIPKGLRALKQLMEGESAQARDDLAQVSLFGGLALANSGLGVVHGIAGPLGGLCGAPHGAICGALLPAGIAANRDNVVDAEQKGRIDQVIGWIAEVLEVPSDKALPRFRQWIAESGLEGLASIGVTEEHILSVSKSAASSSSMKANPVELSTETVAKVMRESL; encoded by the coding sequence ATGTCAGGTGCTTTCAGTTTATTAACCCCCGCCGAGATTGTTTTCGGGCGGGGGCAGGTATCCCAGTTAAACGACCGGGCGGCCAGGCTCGGCGCACGTGCGCTGATTGTGCATGGCCGCAGCCCCGGCAGACTGGCTGCGGTGTTCGAGTCCCTCACGGATATCAATGTCGTCCAGACGTTATCCGTTGAAAAAGAGCCGGACCTGGACACGCTGAACGCCGCTATTGAACAGGGTAAAGCACTGAGTGTGGATCTGGTACTGGGCATTGGTGGCGGCTCGGTGATGGATTCGGCCAAGGTGCTGGCGGCGATGCTGCCAGCTCAGACTGAGTTGATGAGCCACCTGGAAGTGGTCGGCGACGGGCTGCCACTATCCGCCAAACGCCTGCCGCTGATCCTGATTCCGACTACCTCGGGCACGGGGGCGGAAGTTACCCGTAATGCGGTGATCGATATTCCTCAAGCGCACCGCAAGGTCAGCCTTCGGGATAAAGAGCTGCTCCCTGACCTGGCCCTGATCGATCCGGCTCTGACCGACAACTGCCCCAGGCACGTGACTCTGCATTCGGGTCTGGATGCGGTGACCCAGGTTATTGAGCCCTACCTGTCATCCCGAGCCACGTTATTCACCGATATGTTGTGCAGGGAAGCAATACCCAAGGGGTTGCGGGCGCTGAAGCAATTGATGGAGGGCGAATCCGCACAGGCACGGGATGATCTGGCCCAGGTAAGCCTTTTTGGTGGGTTGGCACTGGCCAACTCGGGCCTGGGTGTGGTGCACGGCATTGCAGGGCCTCTGGGCGGGCTTTGCGGCGCTCCCCACGGGGCGATCTGCGGTGCCCTGTTACCTGCGGGCATTGCCGCGAACCGGGATAACGTGGTGGATGCAGAGCAGAAGGGGCGGATCGATCAGGTGATTGGCTGGATTGCTGAGGTGCTGGAGGTTCCGAGCGACAAGGCGCTGCCGAGGTTCCGGCAATGGATTGCCGAATCCGGTTTGGAGGGTCTTGCATCGATTGGGGTGACTGAGGAGCACATTCTGTCTGTGTCAAAATCAGCCGCGAGTTCCTCTTCCATGAAGGCCAACCCGGTTGAGCTATCCACTGAAACCGTTGCCAAGGTCATGCGCGAGTCCCTCTAA
- a CDS encoding DUF6152 family protein, translated as MPQIRFSQLLGFAVLTVFLAASGAQAHHGWAWATDEEFEITGTVESVRLGNPHGEVTISVDGQAWVVEVGQPWRNDRVGLSREMLSQGREITVHGHRSAREGERLVKAERVVIDGKNYDLYPDRES; from the coding sequence ATGCCCCAGATCCGTTTTAGCCAGTTGCTCGGTTTTGCTGTGCTTACTGTGTTTCTCGCGGCCTCTGGGGCCCAGGCCCATCACGGCTGGGCCTGGGCAACGGATGAGGAATTCGAGATCACCGGCACGGTGGAGTCAGTGAGGCTTGGCAACCCCCATGGCGAGGTCACCATAAGCGTTGATGGCCAGGCCTGGGTTGTGGAAGTAGGCCAGCCCTGGCGTAACGACCGTGTTGGACTCAGCAGGGAGATGTTGAGCCAGGGACGGGAAATTACCGTTCACGGCCATCGTTCTGCCAGAGAAGGCGAGCGGCTGGTCAAAGCTGAACGGGTTGTAATCGACGGAAAAAATTACGACCTGTACCCGGATCGTGAGTCCTGA
- the tenA gene encoding thiaminase II → MAYRFEDLKKQCPAEWRDYIEHSFVTQLGDGSLAPEAFQHYLKQDYLFLIQFARAFALAAYKSPTLADLRQAKDGMQAILDTELGLHIDFCKDWGISEEELADLPEARATLAYTRYVLDTGNRGDLLDLHVALSPCMVGYGEIANWLNQRPDTVRGKSNPYDPWIAMYESDEFQDAMQAEIRWLDERLADVSPGRFEQLTRIFRDATRLEIDFWEMGLNLSD, encoded by the coding sequence ATGGCCTACCGGTTCGAAGACCTCAAAAAGCAATGTCCCGCCGAATGGCGGGACTACATTGAACACAGCTTTGTAACACAATTGGGGGACGGCTCCCTGGCCCCTGAAGCCTTTCAGCATTACCTCAAGCAGGACTATCTGTTTCTGATACAGTTTGCCCGCGCCTTCGCACTGGCCGCCTACAAAAGCCCTACCCTGGCGGATCTGCGGCAAGCCAAAGACGGCATGCAGGCCATTCTGGACACCGAACTGGGCCTGCACATCGACTTCTGTAAAGACTGGGGAATTTCAGAAGAAGAACTGGCCGACCTCCCAGAAGCCCGCGCCACCCTGGCGTACACCCGATACGTGCTCGACACTGGCAATCGCGGTGACCTGCTGGACCTGCATGTGGCGTTGTCGCCCTGCATGGTTGGCTATGGCGAAATCGCCAACTGGCTTAACCAACGCCCCGACACCGTTCGAGGGAAATCCAACCCCTATGACCCCTGGATCGCCATGTACGAAAGCGACGAATTCCAGGACGCCATGCAAGCCGAGATTCGCTGGCTGGATGAACGGCTGGCCGATGTATCTCCAGGCCGGTTCGAACAACTGACCCGAATTTTCCGGGACGCCACACGGCTGGAAATCGACTTCTGGGAAATGGGACTGAACCTGAGCGATTGA
- a CDS encoding alpha/beta hydrolase, translated as MLWIILAVILFIIAATMLLFRLEDLSHLDRSDYPVKDATPSEQNREVLGKIRELGRASRGLRGKARLTALRKHMDSLSDGADLSCEFRHCDSPRGEWVIAPGGDSRRRVLYIHGGAWAAGSPRSHRAITDRLAQVTGGALFAVDYRLMPENRFMAGVQDCRKAYTWLLEHGPDGEEPADFMVVAGDSAGGSHTLALIAWVRDHGLRQADAAIAFSPSTDLTLTAPSNRGNIGTDPLLGPAFGGLSRIPLPVIWWATMAAFRVSPTNPVASPLRGNLQGLPPTLIQASDSEMLLDNARRYAARAEAAGSPVTLHTWQGMVHVWQIFVPLLPEAEEAFDDIKEFLDRLESEAPAAPKGISSS; from the coding sequence ATGCTCTGGATTATTCTTGCCGTTATCCTGTTCATCATTGCCGCAACCATGCTCCTGTTCAGGCTTGAGGATCTGTCCCACCTAGACCGGAGCGACTACCCGGTAAAGGACGCAACACCAAGCGAGCAGAACCGTGAAGTGCTTGGCAAGATCCGAGAGCTTGGAAGGGCCTCCCGTGGTCTGCGTGGCAAGGCTCGTTTGACGGCCCTTCGCAAGCATATGGATAGCCTCAGCGATGGGGCTGATTTGAGCTGTGAATTCCGCCACTGTGATTCGCCCCGCGGCGAATGGGTGATCGCGCCGGGCGGTGATAGCCGCCGTCGGGTACTCTATATTCATGGCGGCGCCTGGGCAGCTGGCAGCCCTCGAAGCCATAGGGCAATTACTGACCGCCTGGCACAGGTAACCGGCGGTGCTTTGTTCGCGGTGGATTATAGGCTGATGCCCGAAAACCGATTTATGGCTGGCGTCCAAGACTGCCGGAAAGCCTATACCTGGCTTCTGGAACACGGTCCGGATGGGGAAGAGCCTGCTGATTTTATGGTGGTCGCCGGGGATTCGGCTGGAGGGAGTCATACCCTCGCGCTGATAGCCTGGGTGCGGGATCACGGACTGCGTCAGGCCGACGCCGCCATCGCTTTTTCCCCGTCCACCGACCTGACCCTGACTGCCCCGAGCAATCGCGGCAATATTGGTACCGACCCCTTGCTTGGCCCCGCGTTCGGTGGCCTGTCGAGAATCCCCCTGCCAGTCATCTGGTGGGCAACCATGGCGGCCTTTCGGGTTTCACCCACCAACCCTGTTGCCTCCCCACTGCGCGGCAACCTGCAAGGTCTGCCGCCGACTCTGATTCAGGCCAGCGATAGCGAGATGCTGCTGGACAATGCCCGGCGCTATGCGGCCAGGGCCGAAGCGGCGGGATCTCCGGTTACCCTGCATACCTGGCAAGGCATGGTGCATGTCTGGCAGATATTTGTGCCACTGCTCCCGGAAGCGGAAGAAGCCTTCGACGACATCAAGGAATTTCTGGACCGACTGGAATCGGAAGCTCCTGCAGCGCCCAAAGGGATATCGAGCAGCTAG
- a CDS encoding OsmC family protein, translated as MKRNASAHWEGSLKDGKGTVSTQSGVLSKQQYSFKTRFEDGKGTNPEELLGAAHAGCFSMALSMILGESDYVPDSIDTKAGVTLSEGSDGFEISAIHFDVTAKVPGIEQSKFLEAANAAKMNCPVSKALKSDITMDIHLNE; from the coding sequence ATGAAACGCAACGCAAGCGCACATTGGGAAGGCAGCCTGAAGGATGGCAAGGGTACGGTTTCCACACAGAGTGGCGTACTTTCAAAGCAACAGTATTCCTTCAAGACCCGTTTTGAAGATGGCAAAGGCACCAACCCGGAGGAACTTCTGGGAGCAGCCCACGCAGGCTGTTTCTCCATGGCACTGTCCATGATCCTGGGTGAGTCTGACTATGTGCCTGACAGCATTGACACCAAGGCTGGTGTCACCCTGAGCGAAGGCAGCGACGGCTTCGAAATATCGGCCATCCATTTTGACGTAACGGCGAAGGTACCTGGCATTGAACAGTCGAAGTTCCTTGAAGCAGCCAATGCCGCCAAAATGAACTGTCCCGTATCTAAAGCCCTGAAGTCCGACATCACTATGGACATTCACCTGAACGAATAG
- a CDS encoding DUF938 domain-containing protein: MTANLPFSQACENNKGPILEKLHEIFDAPGKILEVGTGTGQHAVHFARAMPHLQWQPTDHPDAADTCRPRLEQAALANILPVIELDVAAANWPVESFTWAFSANTAHIMSWGEVEHMFRNIGERLFKDGAFCLYGPFNSQGQYSSDSNRQFDQHLRARSSHMGIRDLEDLRELAEKVGLGLAENYGMPANNRLLVFRRTP; encoded by the coding sequence ATGACCGCCAACCTGCCCTTCTCCCAGGCCTGCGAGAACAACAAAGGACCAATCCTGGAGAAGCTTCATGAGATCTTTGATGCGCCAGGCAAGATTCTGGAAGTGGGCACAGGCACCGGGCAACATGCCGTGCATTTCGCACGCGCAATGCCCCATCTGCAGTGGCAGCCGACCGACCACCCCGATGCTGCGGATACCTGCCGCCCCCGGCTGGAACAGGCCGCACTGGCCAACATCCTGCCAGTGATCGAGCTGGATGTAGCCGCTGCAAACTGGCCCGTTGAATCCTTCACCTGGGCGTTTTCCGCCAACACCGCCCACATAATGTCCTGGGGTGAAGTCGAACATATGTTCCGTAACATTGGTGAGCGTTTATTCAAGGACGGGGCATTCTGCCTTTATGGCCCCTTCAACAGTCAGGGCCAGTACTCCAGCGACAGCAATCGGCAGTTTGATCAACATCTCCGGGCCCGTTCATCCCATATGGGCATCCGGGATCTGGAGGATCTTCGTGAACTTGCGGAAAAGGTCGGTCTGGGGCTGGCAGAGAACTATGGGATGCCGGCAAACAACCGGCTGCTGGTTTTTCGGCGAACCCCGTGA
- a CDS encoding AtaL-like protein, giving the protein MRFEHIVQINDLTKPELPVLTRFQLWEGLVLRARRPDKFLVGVDDYEILERGTAYLKRCLQLPGLEVFDEVTFWPDSRIEYRTLPTRTVPVAALVMDIEEPEPGSLFVRFRYHTESIENGGDWMPYDQYLQQAYVLTDIETIQIIRELAGTGVF; this is encoded by the coding sequence ATGAGGTTTGAGCACATTGTTCAGATCAACGATCTGACGAAGCCTGAACTGCCAGTCCTGACCCGCTTTCAGCTTTGGGAGGGCCTGGTTCTGCGGGCCCGACGACCGGACAAGTTTCTGGTCGGGGTCGATGATTACGAGATTCTCGAGCGGGGAACGGCTTATCTGAAACGTTGCCTGCAGCTTCCAGGACTGGAGGTGTTTGATGAAGTAACCTTCTGGCCGGATTCGAGAATTGAGTATCGAACGCTGCCAACGAGAACTGTGCCGGTTGCAGCGCTGGTGATGGACATTGAAGAGCCGGAACCGGGGTCGCTGTTTGTCCGCTTCCGGTACCACACCGAGAGCATCGAAAACGGGGGTGATTGGATGCCCTACGACCAATACCTTCAGCAGGCGTATGTGCTCACGGATATTGAAACGATTCAGATCATACGGGAGCTGGCGGGGACGGGAGTGTTCTGA
- the thpR gene encoding RNA 2',3'-cyclic phosphodiesterase, protein MPRVFFGLQIPPEIKDRLLKIRSSVSGAKWQSAEQLHITLLFLGSVEEERLGSICESARSIQLEPFSVQATGLGCFGHPRKPRALWANVQPVAPLAALQASIQERMEKLGFAAENRAFRPHITLARFKREAGSVKAVLADQGELAFGNFPVTEFALFESTPGPTGSVYRVIKRFPLR, encoded by the coding sequence ATGCCACGAGTTTTCTTCGGACTGCAAATTCCGCCTGAGATCAAAGACCGCCTGCTGAAGATCCGGTCATCCGTCTCGGGCGCCAAGTGGCAGAGTGCCGAGCAATTGCACATTACGCTCCTGTTTCTGGGCAGTGTGGAAGAAGAACGCCTCGGCTCCATATGCGAGTCTGCCAGGAGCATTCAGCTCGAACCCTTCTCTGTGCAGGCCACTGGCCTCGGCTGTTTCGGCCATCCCCGCAAGCCTCGTGCCCTGTGGGCGAACGTGCAGCCAGTCGCGCCACTGGCTGCACTGCAGGCGTCAATTCAGGAACGGATGGAGAAGCTGGGGTTTGCAGCAGAGAACCGGGCTTTTCGCCCCCATATAACCCTGGCCCGTTTCAAACGTGAAGCAGGCTCCGTGAAAGCGGTGCTGGCCGACCAGGGAGAGCTGGCTTTCGGGAATTTCCCGGTAACGGAGTTCGCCCTGTTTGAAAGCACGCCAGGCCCAACGGGTTCTGTGTATCGCGTCATCAAACGCTTCCCGCTGCGCTAG
- a CDS encoding MBL fold metallo-hydrolase, translating to MPIDRERLAALAAKPHLHHGTYRNLDPVPRHGLGDFLRWQLAPGRRFPKGKRYTLQQPDAQALMHPPATPQLVWIGHATFLFQYRGLNVLTDPVLSDRASPFRLVGPKRYTPPALTVSEMPPIHLVLISHNHYDHLDESTVRQLHRRFGEKLCFCIPMGVRRWFEKRGIHNLVELDWWQSAPLFRDELGEEPGGNEAFCLPAQHFSGRTPTDTNTSLWCSWLLEIDGFRFYFGGDTGYGKVFHDIGELFAPIDLALLPIGAYDPRWFMAPVHVTPEEAVKIHRDIGARQSVAMHWGTFVLTDEPMDEPPRRLRTELEKRGLRESEFRIMQHGELFKGVNGK from the coding sequence ATGCCTATCGACCGTGAACGCCTTGCGGCTCTCGCCGCAAAACCGCATCTTCACCATGGCACCTATCGCAACCTGGACCCTGTGCCCCGCCACGGCCTGGGAGATTTCCTGCGCTGGCAACTGGCCCCCGGCCGCCGGTTCCCAAAGGGTAAACGCTACACACTGCAACAACCGGATGCTCAGGCATTGATGCATCCGCCAGCAACGCCACAACTGGTCTGGATAGGGCATGCTACATTCCTTTTCCAGTATCGAGGTCTGAACGTGCTCACGGATCCGGTGTTGTCAGACCGCGCCAGCCCCTTCCGGTTGGTCGGACCAAAGCGATACACACCGCCGGCACTGACGGTGTCAGAGATGCCACCGATTCATCTGGTGCTGATTTCCCACAATCATTACGACCACCTAGATGAGTCAACGGTGCGCCAGTTGCACCGACGATTCGGGGAAAAGCTTTGCTTCTGCATTCCGATGGGCGTGCGACGATGGTTCGAAAAGCGAGGCATCCACAACCTCGTGGAGCTGGACTGGTGGCAATCCGCGCCCCTGTTCAGGGACGAGCTCGGCGAAGAGCCCGGCGGCAACGAAGCTTTCTGTCTGCCCGCCCAGCATTTCAGTGGGCGCACACCAACCGACACCAACACTTCGCTCTGGTGTAGCTGGCTCCTGGAAATAGACGGCTTCCGCTTCTATTTTGGGGGCGATACCGGTTATGGAAAGGTGTTCCACGACATTGGCGAGCTGTTTGCGCCCATCGATCTGGCCCTGCTCCCCATCGGGGCTTACGACCCCAGATGGTTCATGGCTCCGGTGCACGTAACGCCAGAGGAGGCCGTAAAAATTCACCGGGATATTGGCGCCCGCCAGTCCGTCGCCATGCACTGGGGCACCTTTGTGCTAACCGATGAGCCCATGGACGAGCCACCAAGACGGCTGCGGACAGAGTTGGAGAAACGGGGACTCAGGGAGTCGGAATTCAGGATCATGCAGCATGGAGAGCTCTTCAAAGGCGTGAACGGGAAGTGA
- a CDS encoding pyridoxamine 5'-phosphate oxidase family protein, protein MSSPEHKQKIWDLIKNIKTGMLTTRHGEELRSRPMVLVQDEYDGKLWFYTDLDSEKVFELESDNDVCVSFADPEDHVYVSLTGVGRAVQDKSLIDKYWNPFVAAWFPEGKDAPNVGMVEIKVEKGEHWNSDSSKMVKSVKTAAAKIKGEQPDLGEHEKFGVDK, encoded by the coding sequence ATGTCAAGTCCCGAGCATAAGCAGAAAATCTGGGATCTTATCAAAAATATCAAGACCGGCATGTTGACGACGCGCCATGGAGAAGAGCTTCGGTCACGGCCGATGGTGCTGGTTCAGGATGAATACGATGGCAAGCTGTGGTTCTATACTGATCTGGACTCAGAGAAAGTCTTCGAGCTCGAGAGCGATAACGATGTGTGCGTTTCCTTCGCAGATCCAGAAGACCACGTTTATGTTTCGCTTACGGGCGTTGGTCGGGCCGTTCAGGACAAATCACTGATCGATAAATACTGGAATCCCTTCGTTGCGGCCTGGTTCCCCGAGGGTAAGGATGCTCCCAACGTGGGCATGGTGGAAATCAAGGTCGAGAAAGGCGAACACTGGAACAGCGACAGCAGCAAAATGGTCAAGAGCGTAAAAACTGCAGCTGCCAAGATTAAAGGCGAACAGCCAGACCTTGGCGAGCATGAAAAATTCGGCGTGGATAAATAA
- a CDS encoding DUF3185 family protein — translation MGSSKLVGIVLLVVGIALLYFGYQSTQSVGNQLTESLTGRFTDETMWYLIGGAAAAAAGAFLTFFKK, via the coding sequence ATGGGAAGTTCAAAACTGGTTGGTATCGTATTGCTGGTGGTCGGCATTGCGCTGCTCTACTTCGGTTACCAGTCAACGCAATCTGTCGGGAACCAGCTGACCGAGAGCCTCACTGGCCGCTTTACCGATGAAACCATGTGGTATCTGATTGGCGGTGCAGCCGCTGCGGCGGCAGGCGCATTCCTCACATTCTTCAAGAAATAG